Proteins encoded by one window of Dietzia sp. B32:
- a CDS encoding ubiquitin-like protein Pup, translating into MSQIQKNAGGPADGDDEAGQVVKAADTTSADSLLDEIDDILETNAEEFVKSYVQKGGQ; encoded by the coding sequence ATGTCCCAGATCCAGAAGAACGCCGGCGGCCCGGCCGACGGCGACGACGAGGCGGGCCAGGTCGTCAAGGCCGCCGACACCACCTCCGCCGACTCGCTGCTCGACGAGATCGACGACATCCTCGAGACCAACGCCGAGGAGTTCGTGAAGTCCTACGTCCAGAAGGGCGGGCAGTAG